One Alicyclobacillus acidoterrestris DNA window includes the following coding sequences:
- a CDS encoding ThuA domain-containing protein: protein MSQALVVYGGWEGHYPGEIADIFAELLGEIGFGVTMSDRLDSFTSADDLRAFQLIVLHWTQGDIAPNQFAALREAVHGGVGLAGIHGGLGDAFRNIPEFQYMVGGQWVAHPGNDGVTYDVTVTDLNHPITQGVPNFTVTSEQYYMHIDPAIHTLATTRFGDTVMPVAWTKRYGSGKVFYHSLGHHPDVVRMPEVLRLTRQGLAWAAAEA from the coding sequence ATGAGTCAGGCATTAGTCGTCTATGGAGGATGGGAGGGGCACTATCCCGGCGAAATCGCCGATATTTTTGCCGAGTTGCTCGGTGAGATTGGCTTTGGCGTGACGATGAGTGACCGCCTGGACAGCTTTACGAGCGCAGATGACTTGCGGGCGTTTCAACTGATTGTGTTGCACTGGACGCAGGGCGACATCGCGCCCAATCAGTTCGCGGCACTGCGCGAAGCGGTGCACGGGGGCGTTGGGTTGGCCGGGATCCACGGTGGACTCGGGGACGCCTTTCGCAATATCCCGGAGTTCCAGTACATGGTCGGCGGCCAATGGGTCGCCCACCCAGGGAATGATGGGGTCACATATGACGTCACCGTCACGGACCTGAACCACCCCATCACACAGGGCGTTCCGAACTTCACCGTGACTTCTGAGCAGTATTACATGCATATCGATCCCGCCATCCACACCCTAGCCACCACCCGATTTGGCGACACGGTGATGCCGGTCGCGTGGACGAAACGCTACGGATCCGGTAAGGTGTTTTACCACTCACTGGGTCACCACCCGGATGTGGTACGGATGCCGGAAGTCCTTCGCTTGACCCGACAGGGGCTGGCGTGGGCGGCTGCAGAAGCGTAA
- a CDS encoding glycoside hydrolase family 3 N-terminal domain-containing protein — MTAKYQDTKMSLEDRVDSLLSEMTIDEKIAQLSAVWAYEVLDGLTFSEEKAKRHFQHGIGQITRIGGATNHDAVGTGQIANEIQAFLMQHTRLKIPAIVHEESCSGYMAKGATCFPQSIGIASTWDDTIARRVGEVIRQQMRAAGAHQALAPLLDVTRDPRWGRIEETFGEDPYLVAQMGIGYVQGLQGEQLSEGVIATGKHFVGYGISEGGMNWAPAHIPQRELREVYLYPFEAVVRAANLGSIMPGYHELDGIPCHHNKQLLVDVLRDTWGFDGIVVSDYFAVNMLHEYHHVARDKVQAAQFAVQAGVDVELPSRDVYGESLLQAITAGLVTVDEVNELVRRILAMKFRLGLFENPYVDTSRTLEVFDNQEQRHLARTAAQKSIILLKNEAQLLPLRASALKKLAVIGPNAHNTRNMVGDYAYPCHIESLLEMRDEDNVFATPMPEDVERVQEFVPMQSILEAITAKVGDGVEIAYAQGCDVFSQDDAGFAEAVEVASGADVAVVVVGDRAGLTDECTTGESRDRATLGLLGVQERLVQSIVATGTPTVVVFVSGRPLATPWIANHVPAIVEAWLPGEEGGAAVADVLFGDYNPSGRLPVTVPRSVGQVPIYYAHKPSGGRSHWKGTYVDESNEPLYAFGYGLSYSTFEYSNLTLSADTIDVHGSVDISCVVTNTSDVGGEEVVQLYVHDVEADVTRPLQELRGYTRIFLQPGEQMQVTFTLSAHQLGFYNRQMRYVVEPGVIDIGIGAASNDIRLTGSFSITGEVSDVASQKIFTTPVRAVSLGSVQA; from the coding sequence ATGACTGCAAAGTACCAAGACACGAAAATGTCTCTCGAGGACAGAGTGGATTCGTTGCTTTCCGAGATGACCATCGACGAAAAAATTGCCCAGTTGTCGGCTGTTTGGGCGTACGAAGTACTTGACGGTCTGACCTTTTCGGAAGAAAAAGCAAAGCGTCACTTTCAACACGGAATTGGTCAAATCACGCGCATTGGTGGTGCGACCAATCACGATGCCGTGGGGACGGGGCAGATAGCCAACGAGATCCAAGCGTTTCTCATGCAGCATACGAGGCTCAAAATTCCCGCCATCGTTCACGAGGAATCGTGCAGTGGATACATGGCCAAGGGTGCGACTTGTTTCCCACAGTCCATCGGCATCGCCAGCACGTGGGATGACACCATTGCTCGGCGCGTTGGTGAAGTCATCCGCCAGCAAATGCGCGCGGCGGGGGCCCATCAGGCGTTGGCGCCACTGCTCGATGTCACGCGGGATCCGCGGTGGGGGCGCATCGAAGAGACTTTTGGAGAAGACCCGTATCTTGTCGCACAAATGGGGATTGGCTATGTCCAAGGGCTGCAAGGTGAACAGTTATCCGAGGGCGTTATTGCTACCGGCAAACACTTTGTCGGTTACGGTATCTCGGAGGGAGGCATGAACTGGGCGCCGGCACACATTCCTCAGCGGGAATTGCGCGAAGTGTACCTTTACCCATTCGAGGCGGTCGTTCGAGCGGCAAATCTAGGGTCGATTATGCCCGGCTATCACGAGCTCGACGGCATTCCGTGCCATCACAACAAGCAATTATTAGTTGACGTCCTGCGCGACACGTGGGGATTTGATGGAATTGTGGTGTCCGATTATTTTGCGGTGAACATGCTGCACGAATATCACCATGTTGCACGCGATAAGGTACAAGCGGCCCAATTTGCCGTGCAGGCCGGTGTTGACGTGGAATTGCCAAGTCGTGACGTGTATGGCGAATCTCTGCTACAGGCCATTACCGCGGGACTTGTGACGGTAGACGAGGTAAACGAACTGGTGCGGCGGATTCTCGCGATGAAATTCCGTTTGGGCCTGTTCGAAAATCCATATGTGGACACGTCGCGCACGCTTGAAGTCTTTGACAACCAAGAGCAGCGGCATCTCGCTAGGACGGCTGCGCAAAAATCTATTATCTTGCTGAAAAACGAGGCACAGTTATTGCCACTTCGGGCGAGTGCATTGAAAAAGTTGGCGGTCATTGGGCCAAATGCGCACAACACGCGCAACATGGTTGGCGATTACGCGTACCCGTGTCACATCGAGTCGCTGCTCGAAATGCGCGACGAGGACAACGTGTTTGCGACGCCGATGCCGGAGGATGTGGAGCGCGTTCAGGAATTTGTGCCGATGCAGTCGATTCTCGAGGCGATTACCGCGAAAGTCGGCGACGGTGTAGAGATCGCATACGCGCAAGGGTGCGATGTGTTTAGTCAGGATGACGCAGGATTCGCCGAAGCGGTGGAAGTTGCGAGCGGTGCGGATGTGGCTGTTGTGGTGGTTGGTGATCGCGCTGGTTTGACCGACGAGTGCACCACTGGGGAATCGCGGGATAGGGCGACGTTAGGGCTGCTTGGCGTTCAAGAGCGGCTTGTGCAGTCGATTGTCGCCACAGGCACGCCGACCGTCGTCGTGTTTGTCAGCGGGCGTCCGCTCGCGACGCCGTGGATTGCGAATCACGTCCCGGCGATTGTCGAGGCGTGGTTGCCAGGTGAAGAGGGGGGCGCCGCAGTCGCGGACGTGTTGTTCGGCGATTATAACCCAAGTGGTCGCCTGCCAGTGACGGTGCCCCGTTCGGTGGGTCAAGTTCCAATTTATTATGCGCACAAACCGTCCGGCGGCCGATCACACTGGAAAGGCACATACGTTGACGAGAGCAATGAACCTTTGTACGCATTTGGCTACGGGTTGAGCTATTCGACGTTTGAATACAGCAATTTGACGTTGTCTGCAGACACCATTGACGTTCACGGTTCTGTCGATATCTCGTGTGTCGTGACGAACACGTCGGACGTCGGCGGCGAGGAAGTTGTGCAACTATATGTGCATGACGTCGAGGCCGACGTCACGCGCCCGCTGCAGGAACTGCGCGGCTATACACGGATTTTCCTGCAACCGGGTGAACAGATGCAGGTAACTTTCACGCTGTCGGCCCATCAGCTTGGCTTTTACAACCGTCAGATGCGCTATGTGGTGGAACCTGGCGTGATCGACATTGGGATAGGCGCCGCTTCCAACGACATTCGACTGACCGGCAGCTTCTCCATCACGGGAGAGGTGAGCGATGTGGCGTCGCAGAAAATCTTTACGACTCCTGTTCGTGCCGTATCTCTCGGAAGCGTACAGGCGTAA
- a CDS encoding carbohydrate ABC transporter permease, whose translation MASQVIKTDASVNLRAPRRKRLRWYNVVFTALGVVWLIIAFYPVLYMLMTSLRSQQGYLLGIPWLPSLHPTFENYATVLQAGFAHYFLNSVIVSVCSVALIVGCSLLCAYVVVRSRNRAVRVIFDVFLVGLALPIQAAIIPIYVLITKMGLYDTLLGMILPSVAFGLPLTLLILVNFVRDIPNELYESMGLEGASDFRLLRHLVIPLAMPALISVSIYDFVQAWNNFLFPLVLTQSDSSRVMPMAIVSFQGQYTMNVPVTMAAVILSALPLILAYIFGRRYLLRGMLAGFGK comes from the coding sequence ATGGCTTCTCAAGTGATCAAGACGGACGCGAGCGTAAACCTGCGTGCGCCACGCCGCAAGCGGCTGAGGTGGTATAACGTGGTATTCACCGCCCTTGGCGTCGTGTGGTTGATTATCGCGTTTTATCCGGTGCTGTACATGTTGATGACCAGCCTCCGATCCCAACAGGGCTATTTACTGGGCATCCCTTGGCTTCCATCGCTGCATCCGACGTTTGAGAACTACGCTACGGTGCTGCAGGCGGGTTTTGCGCACTATTTCTTAAATAGTGTCATTGTTTCCGTGTGTTCGGTCGCGCTGATTGTCGGGTGTTCACTGCTTTGTGCGTATGTTGTCGTGCGGTCCAGAAACCGTGCCGTACGCGTGATTTTCGATGTCTTTCTGGTAGGTTTGGCACTGCCGATTCAGGCGGCCATTATCCCAATCTACGTGCTCATTACGAAGATGGGCTTGTACGACACCTTGCTTGGCATGATTCTCCCATCTGTGGCGTTCGGGCTGCCGCTCACGCTGTTGATTCTCGTGAACTTTGTCAGAGATATCCCGAATGAGCTTTACGAGTCTATGGGACTTGAGGGAGCCAGTGATTTTCGGCTTTTGCGGCATCTGGTCATTCCCCTGGCAATGCCGGCGCTCATTTCTGTATCGATTTACGACTTTGTGCAGGCGTGGAACAACTTTTTATTTCCGTTGGTACTCACGCAGAGCGATAGTTCTCGCGTGATGCCGATGGCCATTGTCAGTTTCCAGGGGCAGTACACGATGAACGTACCTGTCACAATGGCGGCGGTCATCCTGTCTGCGTTGCCGCTCATCTTGGCGTATATCTTCGGACGGCGTTATTTGCTTCGGGGTATGCTGGCAGGGTTTGGAAAATAA
- a CDS encoding carbohydrate ABC transporter permease, with protein MGTKMNWQRWLMIAPAVVFFAVFALFPMLMAVYYSGLQWNGISSAKWVGLANWGSVFRNGEALHALRLTAEVMVLSWVVQTPISLLVGVFLAGRQRHRAVFGVFYFVPLLFSSVAIGVTWSYILNPNFGLLDALLKSLHIGNGNQNWLGNTHLALLVVTLIIAWQFIPFHSLLYQGGAKQIPDSLYEAATIDGANVWNTFFSITLPQLKYTLITSSVLVLTGSLTYFDLIYVLTDGGPGDATTVLAMDMYKQAFVNQNIGLGSVLAVILAVAGVILSILTLRFTGFNRMESQLEGM; from the coding sequence ATGGGAACCAAAATGAATTGGCAGAGATGGTTGATGATTGCGCCGGCAGTCGTATTCTTTGCCGTTTTCGCATTGTTTCCGATGCTGATGGCGGTTTATTACAGCGGGCTCCAGTGGAATGGCATCAGCAGTGCGAAATGGGTGGGATTGGCCAATTGGGGCAGTGTGTTCCGCAACGGCGAAGCGCTGCACGCGTTGCGTTTGACTGCGGAAGTCATGGTGTTGTCTTGGGTTGTCCAGACGCCAATCAGCCTGTTGGTCGGCGTCTTTCTCGCGGGGCGGCAAAGGCATCGCGCGGTGTTCGGCGTGTTCTACTTTGTTCCATTACTTTTCTCTTCAGTGGCCATTGGCGTGACCTGGTCCTACATTTTAAACCCCAACTTTGGATTGTTGGACGCGCTGTTAAAGTCTCTGCATATCGGAAATGGCAATCAGAACTGGTTGGGGAACACGCACTTGGCGCTCCTGGTTGTGACGTTGATTATCGCCTGGCAGTTCATTCCGTTCCACTCGCTGTTGTATCAGGGAGGCGCGAAACAAATTCCAGACTCCTTATATGAAGCGGCCACCATTGACGGAGCGAACGTTTGGAACACATTTTTCTCGATTACTTTGCCGCAGTTGAAGTACACGCTGATCACGTCCAGTGTGTTGGTACTGACCGGATCGCTCACGTATTTTGACCTCATCTACGTGTTGACCGACGGTGGGCCAGGAGATGCGACGACGGTGTTGGCGATGGATATGTATAAACAGGCGTTTGTGAATCAGAACATCGGACTCGGCAGTGTATTGGCTGTGATTTTGGCCGTGGCTGGCGTCATCCTGTCTATTTTGACGCTGCGGTTTACAGGCTTTAACCGCATGGAAAGTCAACTGGAGGGGATGTGA
- a CDS encoding extracellular solute-binding protein has protein sequence MLKRPKVVLSAGVTVALTASALVTGCGNSSGGSNSSSGASGASGKSSITIWDIQTGASQKVVQDMSNDFNKSHPDIQSTVQFFENDPYKQKIQIAMGAHNPPDIFTGWGGGVLKSYIDAGDVYDLTSDLKADPSWANRFLPSVMKPVTFDGKIYGVPNDNVQPVMMFYNKQVFQQYHLTPPKTWDDLLNDVKVFKAHGIAPISLGGKDQWPDLMYEEYLVDRIGGPQVFNNVLAGKKNAWSDPAFLKANTMIQQLVNAGAFEQGFSSVSSNQGEDAALLYTGKAAMELMGSWGFATILSDDKSFIDQGNLGFMTFPTVSGGKGNPNDIVGNPSNYYSISNDSKNKKAAVTFLKDAVLNDQNVKDWISIGDVPPVQGIESELKQATYGDYLSFTYDMVKDAPNFQASWDQALPPSEAQELLTDLSKLFLNQMTPQQFSDDMNQHMQS, from the coding sequence ATGTTGAAGAGACCAAAAGTAGTATTGTCGGCTGGCGTGACTGTCGCGTTGACGGCGAGTGCTCTTGTCACCGGATGCGGTAATTCAAGCGGGGGGAGTAATTCATCCAGTGGGGCATCGGGTGCATCTGGAAAAAGCTCCATTACTATCTGGGACATTCAAACAGGCGCTTCTCAAAAGGTCGTTCAAGACATGTCGAACGACTTTAACAAGTCTCATCCGGACATCCAATCGACCGTTCAGTTTTTTGAAAACGACCCGTACAAGCAGAAGATTCAAATCGCCATGGGTGCACATAATCCACCAGATATCTTTACTGGTTGGGGCGGCGGTGTACTAAAGTCGTACATCGATGCTGGCGATGTTTATGATTTGACGTCTGATTTAAAGGCCGACCCGAGTTGGGCAAATCGCTTTTTACCGTCTGTAATGAAACCGGTTACTTTTGATGGAAAAATTTATGGCGTTCCGAATGACAACGTACAACCAGTAATGATGTTTTATAACAAGCAGGTATTTCAACAATATCATCTCACGCCGCCGAAGACGTGGGACGACTTGCTCAATGATGTCAAAGTGTTTAAGGCTCACGGCATTGCCCCGATTTCTCTGGGTGGCAAAGATCAGTGGCCAGATTTGATGTATGAGGAGTACCTGGTTGATCGGATTGGTGGACCGCAGGTATTTAACAATGTGCTGGCCGGAAAGAAAAATGCATGGTCAGATCCGGCATTTTTGAAAGCGAATACAATGATTCAACAACTGGTAAACGCTGGGGCGTTTGAACAAGGATTCAGCTCGGTCAGTTCAAACCAAGGCGAGGATGCGGCGCTGCTGTATACCGGGAAAGCCGCGATGGAACTGATGGGAAGCTGGGGATTTGCAACGATTTTGTCTGATGACAAATCGTTTATTGATCAGGGCAATCTTGGCTTCATGACGTTCCCAACTGTATCTGGAGGCAAGGGTAATCCGAATGACATCGTCGGCAATCCGTCCAACTACTATTCGATTTCGAATGACTCGAAGAACAAAAAGGCGGCTGTGACCTTCTTAAAGGACGCGGTGCTCAATGATCAGAACGTGAAAGACTGGATTAGCATTGGCGACGTTCCGCCTGTCCAAGGGATTGAGTCGGAATTAAAGCAGGCCACGTATGGCGATTACTTGTCGTTCACCTATGACATGGTCAAAGATGCACCGAACTTCCAGGCGTCATGGGATCAGGCGCTCCCTCCGAGCGAAGCACAGGAACTGTTAACCGATTTAAGTAAGTTGTTCCTCAATCAAATGACGCCGCAACAGTTCTCCGACGATATGAATCAACACATGCAGTCGTAA
- a CDS encoding HD domain-containing phosphohydrolase yields the protein MELKKEYSTSWLHHISQEDGIERVESGNTTLTLLASKNGTEIIHHRLSKGKSWALAPLEGWDELEFVHLLSGRLHYKLGDAEGILEPGESLSAEPVQDCIIFTADEDSTFIYVCSNYVFHQYSEITRKFNHLAVEIAEKDGYTASHCERIKTHSLEIGRRMSLNNNELMSLSFGAFFHDIGKLNIPDEILLKPSRLNDEEFSIIRMHTTFGKEILASTGVPHLIEAGVIAEQHHERFDGSGYPHGLMGNQIDVGASIVAVVDSYDAMTSNRPYQRAKSKDQAICEIRELRGTAYHPDVVDTFLSLVDTFQDI from the coding sequence ATGGAGCTCAAAAAGGAATACTCAACGAGCTGGCTCCATCACATCTCGCAAGAAGACGGCATCGAGCGCGTGGAGTCTGGCAACACGACCCTGACACTGCTTGCGAGTAAAAATGGAACAGAAATCATACACCACCGCTTGAGCAAAGGAAAATCGTGGGCCCTGGCCCCACTTGAGGGCTGGGATGAACTTGAATTCGTACACCTTCTCAGCGGAAGGCTTCATTATAAACTGGGAGATGCTGAAGGTATTTTAGAGCCCGGGGAGTCCCTATCGGCTGAACCCGTACAAGACTGTATTATCTTTACTGCCGATGAAGATTCCACTTTTATTTACGTGTGCTCAAACTACGTCTTTCACCAATATAGTGAAATTACCAGAAAATTCAATCATTTAGCCGTGGAAATTGCCGAAAAGGATGGATATACTGCAAGCCATTGCGAACGAATTAAAACGCATTCATTAGAGATTGGTAGAAGGATGTCGCTAAATAATAACGAACTAATGAGTCTGAGTTTTGGAGCCTTTTTTCATGACATTGGGAAATTGAATATTCCTGATGAAATTCTGTTGAAGCCTAGCAGACTAAATGACGAAGAATTTAGTATAATACGTATGCACACGACTTTCGGAAAGGAAATACTCGCCTCAACAGGCGTTCCACACCTTATCGAAGCCGGTGTGATTGCAGAGCAACATCATGAGCGCTTTGACGGAAGTGGGTATCCTCACGGATTGATGGGCAACCAGATTGATGTAGGAGCCTCCATCGTAGCCGTCGTCGATAGTTACGATGCCATGACATCCAATCGTCCCTATCAGCGCGCAAAATCAAAAGATCAGGCGATATGTGAAATCCGCGAACTTCGGGGTACTGCTTATCACCCTGATGTCGTAGATACATTTCTATCGCTGGTCGATACATTTCAAGACATCTAG
- a CDS encoding IS1182 family transposase, protein MPRKKFRGHNHDQLLLLPPDLDEWLPENHLARFISDVVDRLDTSAITEPYERELRGYPPYHPVMLLKVLIYAYCTGVFSSRKIAAACEDVVAFRWLSVNQCPDFRTISDFRKRHLHVFKELFLQVLRIAQGAGMVKMGHVALDGTKVRANASKHKAMSYGRMKQEEQRLRQEIAELVREAERTDRREDKLYGDARGDELPEELARRQSRLAKIQEAMAALEAEAKAKAEAERAQADDDDDEKRDDDEGQSGDKKRRGLKGRRSVKAVPEDKAQRNFTDPESRIMPSKDGFVQAYNVQSVVDEAYQIIVATEVTNSPNDAGVLRTLVDMAKQNTGRMPKKLLGDAGYYAQDDVKWLEERGVEPYIATGRQKHGEIPVCPRGRIPKSYTPKQRMARKLMTKRGRAIYAKRKVIVEPVYGHIKACMGFVRFSLRGLAKVQGEWSLVAMCHNLLKIFRYGWLKLAMA, encoded by the coding sequence ATGCCACGAAAGAAGTTCCGTGGTCACAACCACGATCAACTGCTCCTACTGCCACCGGACTTGGACGAGTGGTTGCCGGAAAACCACTTGGCACGGTTTATCAGCGATGTTGTAGATAGGTTGGATACGTCTGCTATCACGGAGCCGTACGAACGGGAACTGCGGGGCTACCCGCCGTATCATCCTGTGATGTTGTTGAAAGTTCTCATCTACGCCTACTGCACGGGTGTCTTCTCGTCTCGGAAAATCGCAGCGGCATGTGAGGACGTGGTAGCTTTTCGGTGGTTGTCCGTCAATCAGTGTCCGGACTTCCGCACCATCAGTGACTTTCGGAAGCGGCATCTGCACGTGTTCAAGGAATTGTTCCTTCAGGTGCTGAGGATTGCCCAGGGCGCTGGCATGGTCAAGATGGGGCATGTGGCGCTGGACGGGACGAAAGTCCGGGCGAATGCTTCCAAACACAAGGCGATGAGCTATGGGCGGATGAAGCAAGAAGAACAGCGTCTGCGTCAGGAAATTGCGGAGTTAGTGCGGGAAGCGGAACGGACGGACAGGCGGGAAGACAAGCTGTACGGCGACGCACGTGGGGATGAGTTGCCAGAGGAGTTGGCCCGTCGGCAAAGTCGCTTGGCGAAGATTCAGGAAGCGATGGCTGCGCTGGAAGCCGAAGCGAAGGCGAAGGCGGAAGCCGAGCGGGCGCAAGCAGACGATGATGATGATGAGAAACGGGATGACGACGAGGGGCAGTCTGGCGACAAGAAGCGGCGTGGCTTAAAAGGTCGTAGGTCCGTGAAGGCAGTCCCGGAAGACAAGGCCCAGCGGAACTTTACAGACCCGGAGTCCCGCATCATGCCGTCCAAGGATGGGTTTGTGCAGGCGTACAATGTGCAATCCGTAGTCGATGAAGCGTACCAGATCATTGTGGCAACGGAAGTGACCAACTCTCCGAACGATGCCGGGGTACTCAGGACGCTGGTGGACATGGCGAAGCAGAACACGGGGCGGATGCCAAAGAAACTCTTGGGTGATGCAGGCTATTATGCGCAGGACGATGTCAAGTGGCTGGAAGAACGAGGGGTTGAACCGTACATTGCGACCGGACGACAAAAACACGGTGAGATTCCAGTATGCCCGAGGGGACGAATACCCAAGTCATATACGCCGAAGCAACGGATGGCACGCAAGCTAATGACGAAGCGTGGACGAGCGATATACGCCAAGCGCAAGGTCATTGTTGAGCCTGTGTATGGCCACATCAAGGCATGCATGGGATTCGTTCGCTTTTCCCTGCGTGGGCTTGCCAAGGTGCAGGGAGAGTGGTCTTTAGTGGCCATGTGTCACAATCTCTTGAAGATATTCCGGTACGGATGGTTGAAGTTGGCGATGGCCTGA
- a CDS encoding IS4 family transposase produces the protein MGKHIIKSTLAEYLSPLNPVEMLREIKTLGLDRYTKKLDSITFLQLLVFAQLQQIDSLTSLSALLNENQQLQAELGLESISTSQLSRKLRQMDTKFPSSVFQRCVAQIARTVGAKKATQALKRMNLIDASTITMCVSQYPWAEFRQTKAGVKLHLRLVFENDLAYPDKEILTPAKPADRTQMDNLVVNEPDALNVFDRGYVDYQKFDEYILNGTRFVTRLRENASIMEVYEERPVAQDSLVVRDAVIRLGSKFRNMVHPTRWLEVLDSDGRRIMILTNDLTMDATEICDLYRNRWQIELFFKWIKQHLHVKKFYGKSENAVYNQLRIALITFCLLVLLRLRVKHPGRLLDVYKCVRWHWSEPFTEFRCYLSRPPTRASTGRKKVKTEEIFAMTLQQYIDEEIEHLESMVYDPI, from the coding sequence ATGGGCAAGCATATCATAAAATCCACATTGGCGGAATACCTTTCTCCACTGAATCCAGTGGAAATGTTGCGTGAGATTAAAACACTTGGTCTGGATAGGTACACGAAGAAACTCGATTCCATCACGTTTCTCCAATTGCTTGTGTTTGCCCAGTTGCAGCAAATCGACTCCTTAACCAGTCTGAGTGCCTTGTTGAACGAGAATCAACAACTACAGGCTGAACTTGGTCTCGAGTCGATCAGCACATCACAGTTGTCCCGTAAATTGAGACAGATGGACACGAAGTTTCCATCGTCCGTTTTCCAACGATGTGTTGCGCAAATTGCCCGTACTGTCGGGGCAAAGAAGGCCACACAGGCATTAAAGCGGATGAACTTGATTGACGCTTCGACCATCACGATGTGCGTCTCTCAATATCCGTGGGCAGAATTTAGGCAGACAAAGGCAGGTGTGAAACTGCACCTGCGCCTCGTATTTGAGAATGACCTGGCGTATCCGGATAAGGAGATTCTGACGCCTGCCAAACCAGCGGATAGGACTCAAATGGACAATCTGGTGGTCAATGAGCCAGATGCACTCAACGTATTCGACCGTGGTTACGTCGATTATCAGAAATTTGACGAGTATATCCTGAATGGAACACGCTTTGTCACACGACTTCGGGAGAATGCCAGCATCATGGAAGTGTATGAAGAGCGACCTGTGGCACAAGATTCACTCGTTGTTCGAGATGCAGTCATACGGCTGGGTTCGAAGTTCCGGAATATGGTTCATCCAACGCGCTGGCTCGAAGTACTGGACAGTGATGGACGAAGAATCATGATACTCACAAACGATTTAACGATGGATGCAACAGAGATTTGTGATTTGTATAGGAATCGTTGGCAGATCGAACTCTTCTTCAAATGGATTAAGCAACACCTGCATGTAAAGAAATTCTATGGGAAGAGCGAAAATGCGGTCTACAACCAATTGCGCATTGCATTGATTACCTTCTGTTTACTCGTGTTGTTGCGGTTGAGGGTCAAACATCCGGGAAGACTGCTCGATGTCTACAAATGTGTACGATGGCATTGGTCAGAGCCCTTCACAGAGTTTCGGTGTTATTTAAGCCGGCCACCCACAAGAGCATCAACTGGGCGAAAGAAGGTGAAGACAGAAGAAATCTTCGCAATGACGTTACAGCAGTACATAGACGAAGAGATTGAGCACTTAGAGAGTATGGTGTACGACCCAATCTGA